A genomic window from Elaeis guineensis isolate ETL-2024a chromosome 3, EG11, whole genome shotgun sequence includes:
- the LOC105041656 gene encoding membrane-anchored ubiquitin-fold protein 3 isoform X1: MAQDDSIELKFRLFDGSDIGPDKYDPATTVASLKEVILARWPQDKEITPKTINDVKLINAGKILENNQTLAESRVPVGELPGGVITMHVVVRPPQLDKNNVCTEKQLGDAQKQNRCTCTVL, from the exons ATGGCACAAGACGATTCGATTGAGCTTAAGTTTAGGCTTTTTGATGGCTCCGACATTGGGCCAGACAAGTATGATCCTGCGACCACCGTGGCATCTCTCAAAGAAGTCATACTGGCTCGGTGGCCTCAAG ACAAAGAAATTACCCCAAAAACAATAAATGATGTGAAACTCATTAATGCGGGAAAAATATTGGAGAACAACCAGACACTTGCAGAGTCCAGAGTGCCTGTTGGAGAGCTTCCAGGTGGTGTTATCACTATGCATGTTGTTGTGCGGCCTCCCCAACTCGACAAAAATAATG TTTGTACAGAGAAGCAGCTGGGAGATGCACAAAAACAGAACCGTTGCACGTGTACCGTCCTCTGA
- the LOC105041656 gene encoding membrane-anchored ubiquitin-fold protein 3 isoform X2, translated as MAQDDSIELKFRLFDGSDIGPDKYDPATTVASLKEVILARWPQDKEITPKTINDVKLINAGKILENNQTLAESRVPVGELPGGVITMHVVVRPPQLDKNNEKQLGDAQKQNRCTCTVL; from the exons ATGGCACAAGACGATTCGATTGAGCTTAAGTTTAGGCTTTTTGATGGCTCCGACATTGGGCCAGACAAGTATGATCCTGCGACCACCGTGGCATCTCTCAAAGAAGTCATACTGGCTCGGTGGCCTCAAG ACAAAGAAATTACCCCAAAAACAATAAATGATGTGAAACTCATTAATGCGGGAAAAATATTGGAGAACAACCAGACACTTGCAGAGTCCAGAGTGCCTGTTGGAGAGCTTCCAGGTGGTGTTATCACTATGCATGTTGTTGTGCGGCCTCCCCAACTCGACAAAAATAATG AGAAGCAGCTGGGAGATGCACAAAAACAGAACCGTTGCACGTGTACCGTCCTCTGA